A window of the Bacteriovorax sp. PP10 genome harbors these coding sequences:
- a CDS encoding Glu/Leu/Phe/Val family dehydrogenase: MFTFEKLYSMGHEQVVFFSDPSCNLKAIIAIHNTTLGPALGGTRMWNYATIDEAIEDALRLSRGMTYKNAISGLHLGGGKAVIIGDPAKDKSEALFRSYGRFVESLNGRYITAEDVNTTVDDMEYIFSETNNVTGVAEINGGSGNPSPWTARGVFRGMEASCLKVFGDRSLKGKVVALQGAGSVGTHLGRHLYESGAKVLFTDMNEANIARFKEAVPNAEFVALNDIYDVKADIYAPCALGATINDQTIDRLKVKIVCGAANNQLAENRHGDMLKEKNILYAPDYLINAGGVMNVSIEFEGWNAEKATKMVDKIYDTTLKIFKLSEEQNIPVYKATDLMAEQRIQSIKNIRGKYLGNLAHRFPGRKSN, translated from the coding sequence ATGTTTACCTTCGAAAAATTATACTCAATGGGCCATGAGCAAGTTGTCTTCTTCTCAGACCCTTCATGTAACCTAAAAGCAATTATTGCTATTCACAACACAACACTAGGACCTGCTCTTGGTGGAACGAGAATGTGGAATTACGCAACTATTGATGAAGCTATTGAAGATGCTCTACGTTTATCACGTGGAATGACTTACAAAAACGCAATCTCTGGTCTTCACCTTGGTGGTGGTAAAGCGGTTATCATTGGAGATCCTGCAAAGGATAAGTCAGAAGCGCTTTTTAGATCATACGGAAGATTCGTTGAATCACTTAACGGCCGTTACATTACAGCTGAAGACGTGAACACAACTGTTGATGATATGGAATATATCTTCTCTGAAACAAACAACGTAACTGGTGTTGCCGAAATTAACGGTGGATCAGGAAACCCATCTCCTTGGACAGCACGTGGTGTATTCCGTGGAATGGAAGCAAGCTGTTTAAAAGTTTTCGGTGACAGATCTCTTAAAGGAAAAGTTGTTGCTCTTCAAGGTGCTGGTTCTGTAGGAACTCACTTGGGAAGACACCTTTACGAATCAGGAGCGAAAGTTCTTTTCACTGACATGAACGAAGCAAACATTGCTCGTTTTAAAGAAGCAGTACCAAACGCTGAATTCGTAGCTCTTAACGACATCTATGACGTTAAAGCTGATATCTATGCTCCATGTGCTCTTGGTGCAACTATTAACGACCAAACAATCGATAGACTAAAAGTTAAAATCGTTTGTGGTGCTGCTAACAACCAACTTGCAGAAAACCGTCACGGAGATATGTTAAAAGAAAAAAATATTCTTTACGCTCCAGACTACCTAATCAACGCTGGTGGAGTAATGAACGTATCAATCGAATTCGAAGGTTGGAACGCAGAAAAAGCAACGAAGATGGTAGACAAGATTTACGATACAACTCTTAAAATCTTCAAATTATCAGAAGAGCAAAACATTCCAGTTTATAAAGCAACTGACTTAATGGCAGAGCAAAGAATTCAATCGATCAAGAACATCAGAGGTAAATACCTAGGAAATCTTGCTCATAGATTCCCAGGACGTAAATCTAACTAA
- a CDS encoding beta strand repeat-containing protein, whose amino-acid sequence MIPIKSFIKTFLFLTVLLVVGCVGKTQSDPPAGSPEVVNRLIANNITPPDFQSRSQSIITLSYTSVDNDLATSCTLSHLSNVTVTQACSCDGLGVCNVGVTGIAANTGAGSFSYNLVAGGKTSTTGKANFNITAPPAGSNVPPTIKSIDPQRTYENIPTSAISFTIGDTDSVVACSDVTATSTNTTLIPVANIVITGSAPTCYVTITPVVHLLGSSNIVLTLTDKGAPLPAKTATSSFTLTVDPVNDAPTISTITPKNTAEDTTLSGVAFTIADIDSTLSCSSVTAVSSNTSLVSNNNITITGTAPNCFIAMSPTLNQSGTTNITLTVTDTAKTASTVLALTVDAVNDPPVVATIATQNTIENIAKAVNFTITDVDSNLTCNGSVVVTSSNTTLVPNTNVVLTGIAPNCTATITPANNQYGSATLTVTASDNGFPMPIQTASTSFSFLVAQVNKAPTISSITNKTTNEDTAISGIAFTIADTDSTIYCNNVTGTSSNTAVVPNGNIVVTGTAPNCTATITPTANAYGSSTITLTLNDNGTPMPAMTATSVFNLTVSAVNDVPTISSITNKTTSEGAAITAVAFTINDSDSTLSCTSSVTVSSSNTALIPNANVTFAGTAPNCTLNITPAAALNGNATLTLTLTDNGTPLPALTATTSFGVTVTQVNHAPTISAITTKTTNEDTALTGIAFTIADSDSTVACSNVVGTSTNTTLVPNVNIVITGTAPNCLAAITPVANGNGSSAITLTLTDNGTPLPAQTATSIFTFNVTAVNDTPTISAITSKSTDEDVATNAIAFTITDIDSTLNCSGSVAGTSTNTTLIPNANIVISGTAPNCSAVITPDLNQSGSATITLTLTDNGTPMPGLTATTAFSVTVAAVPDLSGTLTLANNLIGIASSYSTNTYARTLKFDGLSSDESFSSIEVCLGTAAGSCDVSSWVEATGVTPGGSAPSITYTGNYRMKSGVGGAQTFSLTPSCGSTTNYYYSIRGTNASAKISNVVSTPAWSFWEPTCMGTGLAMWLDAMETSTITVATGVSNWTDKSTNGRTVTQPTAGRQPAYSLTAFGTGLPGVTFDGVQNTTNGDTLTRASFIYAQGGATVFSVLKAASNPASRFVFGEGGTSANTTYAPFATTTSNTLSGQIINTAGATELPLPASTGTLFDGSIKIGAIEDAGNSYASYVNGLSAVAATGYTRGASTITQFRLGARYRNADVGWMSGTLGEFIVTNGVASTLNRQRLEGYSAHKWGVSTNLPAGHPYLTTPP is encoded by the coding sequence ATGATCCCGATTAAGTCGTTTATTAAAACATTTTTATTCCTAACTGTTCTGCTTGTAGTGGGATGTGTGGGTAAAACCCAAAGTGATCCTCCTGCAGGATCTCCTGAAGTCGTAAATCGTTTGATCGCCAACAATATCACGCCACCTGATTTTCAATCCCGTAGTCAATCAATCATCACGTTAAGCTATACAAGCGTTGATAATGATCTCGCGACAAGTTGTACGCTTTCACACTTAAGCAACGTCACAGTGACTCAAGCATGCAGCTGTGATGGACTGGGTGTGTGTAATGTTGGTGTGACGGGGATTGCAGCTAATACAGGTGCAGGAAGTTTTTCTTATAACCTGGTTGCTGGTGGTAAAACATCAACTACTGGTAAAGCGAATTTCAATATCACGGCACCTCCGGCCGGAAGTAATGTTCCGCCGACGATTAAGTCAATTGATCCTCAGAGAACATATGAAAATATTCCAACATCGGCCATCTCATTTACCATAGGAGATACTGATTCAGTTGTGGCCTGTTCAGATGTAACAGCAACATCGACAAATACAACTTTGATTCCAGTTGCGAATATTGTGATTACTGGGAGTGCGCCAACTTGTTATGTGACGATTACGCCGGTAGTACACCTGTTAGGGTCAAGTAATATTGTCCTAACGTTAACAGATAAAGGAGCTCCACTTCCAGCGAAGACAGCAACTTCTTCATTTACATTAACTGTCGATCCAGTGAATGATGCTCCAACTATTAGTACAATTACTCCCAAGAACACAGCAGAAGATACCACTCTTTCAGGAGTTGCTTTTACAATTGCAGATATCGATTCAACACTGTCATGTTCGAGTGTCACTGCGGTTTCTTCAAATACGAGTTTAGTTTCTAATAACAATATTACAATTACTGGAACTGCTCCGAACTGTTTCATTGCAATGTCTCCGACTTTAAACCAATCAGGAACAACGAACATTACACTGACAGTAACTGATACTGCTAAAACAGCATCGACAGTTCTGGCATTAACGGTGGATGCTGTAAATGATCCTCCGGTTGTCGCAACGATTGCGACTCAAAACACTATTGAAAATATTGCTAAGGCAGTGAACTTTACTATCACTGATGTAGATTCAAATTTAACTTGTAACGGGAGTGTCGTGGTCACATCTTCTAATACAACATTAGTTCCAAATACCAATGTTGTTTTAACAGGGATTGCACCAAATTGTACGGCAACGATCACACCGGCCAATAACCAATATGGATCAGCAACTTTAACAGTCACTGCTTCGGATAATGGTTTTCCTATGCCGATTCAGACTGCCAGTACATCTTTTAGCTTCTTAGTGGCCCAGGTTAATAAAGCACCAACAATTTCCAGCATCACTAATAAAACGACTAATGAAGACACGGCCATTTCAGGAATTGCCTTTACGATTGCCGACACGGATTCAACAATTTATTGCAATAACGTAACTGGAACCTCATCAAATACTGCAGTTGTTCCCAATGGAAATATTGTTGTGACAGGAACGGCACCCAATTGTACAGCGACGATTACTCCAACGGCGAATGCCTATGGATCAAGCACGATTACTCTGACGTTAAATGATAATGGAACACCAATGCCAGCGATGACAGCGACGTCTGTTTTCAATTTAACGGTGAGTGCAGTCAACGATGTACCGACCATTTCAAGTATTACAAATAAAACAACGAGTGAAGGGGCAGCGATTACGGCAGTGGCCTTTACGATTAACGACAGTGATTCAACTCTTTCTTGTACCAGCAGTGTGACAGTGAGTTCATCAAATACAGCTTTAATTCCCAACGCAAATGTCACTTTTGCGGGAACTGCTCCTAATTGTACTTTAAACATTACTCCGGCAGCAGCTCTAAATGGAAATGCAACATTAACTCTGACTCTGACGGATAATGGAACTCCACTGCCAGCACTGACAGCGACAACTTCATTTGGCGTGACAGTTACACAGGTGAATCATGCTCCGACAATCTCGGCCATCACGACTAAAACAACAAATGAAGATACGGCCTTGACTGGCATTGCCTTTACGATTGCTGACTCTGATTCAACAGTGGCCTGCAGTAACGTAGTAGGGACATCGACCAACACAACACTCGTTCCCAATGTTAATATCGTTATTACTGGAACAGCACCAAACTGTTTAGCGGCGATTACACCAGTTGCCAATGGCAATGGATCATCTGCAATTACACTAACACTGACGGATAATGGAACTCCATTACCAGCACAAACAGCGACTTCTATTTTTACTTTTAATGTAACGGCGGTTAACGACACTCCAACTATTTCAGCCATTACTTCTAAGTCGACTGATGAAGACGTAGCCACTAATGCTATCGCATTTACGATTACAGATATTGATTCAACACTTAACTGTAGTGGTAGTGTTGCGGGAACTTCAACGAACACGACTTTAATTCCCAATGCTAATATCGTCATCAGTGGTACTGCTCCAAACTGTTCAGCAGTCATCACTCCTGACTTAAATCAAAGTGGATCAGCTACGATCACTTTGACATTAACAGATAATGGAACGCCAATGCCTGGACTGACAGCGACAACAGCATTCAGTGTAACAGTGGCAGCAGTTCCGGATCTTTCAGGGACTTTAACTCTTGCTAATAATTTAATTGGAATTGCTTCATCGTATTCAACAAACACTTACGCGCGAACTTTAAAATTCGACGGGCTTTCTTCTGATGAAAGCTTCAGCTCAATTGAAGTATGTCTAGGAACTGCAGCTGGATCTTGTGATGTAAGTTCATGGGTGGAAGCAACTGGAGTGACGCCAGGTGGATCAGCTCCATCAATTACCTATACGGGAAATTACAGAATGAAGAGTGGAGTCGGGGGAGCGCAGACTTTCTCTTTAACTCCATCTTGCGGATCAACGACTAATTATTACTATTCCATCAGAGGAACAAATGCCTCAGCAAAAATATCGAATGTCGTGAGCACTCCGGCCTGGTCTTTCTGGGAACCGACATGTATGGGAACTGGACTTGCGATGTGGTTGGATGCAATGGAGACAAGTACGATCACGGTCGCAACAGGTGTTTCGAATTGGACGGATAAATCTACTAACGGAAGAACTGTGACTCAACCTACAGCTGGAAGACAGCCGGCCTACTCATTAACAGCATTCGGAACTGGCCTTCCAGGTGTCACATTCGATGGTGTTCAAAATACAACCAACGGAGACACTCTTACTCGTGCTTCTTTTATCTACGCTCAAGGTGGAGCAACGGTATTTTCAGTTTTAAAAGCAGCAAGTAATCCTGCCAGTAGATTTGTTTTTGGAGAAGGTGGAACTTCAGCAAATACAACTTATGCTCCTTTTGCCACCACAACTTCTAATACACTTTCAGGTCAAATTATTAATACGGCAGGAGCAACTGAACTTCCTCTTCCTGCAAGTACTGGAACATTATTTGATGGCTCTATTAAG